The DNA region CTGGAACTTGATGCTGTCATTGAGCAGTTCCAGTTTTTCCTTTTGCGAATGTTTCAGTACGGCCTTTACCTTATTAAGGGCGGTTGTATAATTGGTAAAAATAGATTTGTCTGCAAAGCGGGACACCAGTCGCTCCATGATCAGCAGGGCATTGGCCTCATCAGAAGTGAAAGAGACAGGGGGCAGGAAATAACCCTGTACAATAAAGTAACCTTTGGGCTGCTCAAAGCTGATGGGTACTCCTTGTTCCAAAAGTGCTTTTACGTCGCGATAGACCGTACGTATGCTGATCCCGAATTGTTCAGAAATTTTTTCTGCAGTAATATATTTCTTGGTTTGCAGCAGTATAAGTATGCCAAAAAGGCGGTCTATGCGATTCATGGGAGCTGGAATGGTGTTGCACAAATATAACAGATGGGCAGGGCGTTTGCATAAAAAATTCTTTAATTTGCATATGATATCTCCTGTTTCTGCAACATATATTTATCCTGTTTCTGCCCCGCCCGTAAAGAATGGCGTTTTAACTTTTGATGAACAAGGCACGATAACAGGTGTTTTTACAGCAGAGGAAGCCCGGGAGCGGCAGCTGAAAAATATACGGCATTATGAGGGCTTACTGGCTCCGGGTTTCGTAAACACACATTGCCACCTGGAGCTTTCTCATTTGAAAGACCAGATTCCGCAGCATACCGGCTTGCCTGAGTTTGTACAATCGGTGATTAAACTCAGGAACTTCAATGCGCAGGAACGGGAGGAGGCTATGGCAAAGGCTGATGCGGCTATGTATGCAAGCGGTATTGTAGCTGTAGGTGATATTTCCAATCAACCCGTTACAAAGCCTATCAAACAGCATTCAAAGCTATATTATCATACTTTTCTGGAGATTATGGGCTTCAGGCCAGAACAGGCCGAAGCCATCATGGAAAGGGTGAAGCAGTTAAAAGACGAGTTTGGATCGCTCCCGATATCTATAGTACCCCATGCACCTTATTCTGTATCGTCCGAATTATTTAAGGTGTTGGCTGAATATGCTGCGGAAACAGGCGGGCCGATCAGCATTCATAACCAGGAGACCAAAGAGGAAAACGATTTTTTTGAGCGTAAAGAAGGCGGCTTTTTAGATCTTTTTGAATTTCTGGGGCAGGACATAGACTTTTATCAGCCATCCGGAAAAACATCGTTGCAGACTTACCTGCCACTTTTGCCGCCTGAGCTAAAAACCTTGCTGGTCCATAATACTTATACCTCTGCTGCTGATGCCACTTTTGCAGCGTCCGTTCATCCGAACTTATATTGGGGCCTTTGCCCGAAAGCAAATTTATATATAGAGAACCGCCTGCCTGATGTAGACATGATGCGCAGGGCCGGGTTGAGGATCACGATAGGAACGGATAGCCTGGCCAGCAATAACAGTCTGGACCTGCTATCGGAGTTAAATGTATTGCAGCAGCATTTTAATGTCCCTACGGAGGATTTGCTGAAATGGGCTACATTCAATGGCGCAGAATTTTTAGGGATAACGCAGCAGTTTGGTAGCTTTGAACCTGGAAAACGGCCGGGGCTAAACCTGCTTGGCTTTAAAGAACAGGATGGAAAAGTGATTTTGGGCAATGAGCTACAGCGTTTATTATAAATTAATGCAGATTTATGAAGAACAGGATTACTGAACTTTTTAACATACAATTTCCTATTATACAGGCAGGGATGATCTGGTGCAGTGGCTGGCGGCTGGCATCAGCAGTTTCCAATGCAGGTGGCTTGGGCATCCTGGGAGCCGGCTCCATGTACCCGGAAGTACTGCGTGAACATATTCGCAAGTGCAAGGTTGCAACTTCAAGACCTTTTGCTGTAAACGTACCCCTGCTTTATCCGAATATACAGGAAATCATGCAAATTATTGCCGAGGAGCGGGTCCCCATTGTATTTACCTCTGCCGGTAACCCAGCAAGCTGGACTTCTTTTTTAAAGGAGAAGGGGATGGTTGTAGTGCATGTAATTGCCAATACCAAATTTGCATTGAAGGCTGAAGCATGTGGTGTGGATGCTATTGTTGCGGAAGGATTTGAAGCCGGAGGACATAACGGCAGGGAAGAAACCACCACCATGTGCCTGATTCCTATGGTATGTGATGCAGTGAAGATACCGGTGATTGCCGCCGGTGGAATTGGCAGCGGAGGGGCAATGCTTGCAGCCATGGCCCTGGGCGCCGAAGGGGTACAGATTGGGTCTGCTTTTGCTGTTGCAGAAGAGTCATCTGCACATCCGAACTTTAAAGAACGCATTGTCCATGCCGCAGAGGGGGATACCCAATTGAGGATGAAAAAGCTGGTGCCGGTACGTTTGCTGAAGAATGAATTTGCCGATGCCGTTGCCCTGGCAGAAGCCGGTGGGGCGAGTGCGGAGGAACTGGTAAATATTTTAGGGAGAGCAAGGGCAAAATTGGGTATGTTTGAAGGAAATATGCAGGAAGGTGAACTGGAGATCGGGCAGGTATCGGCAATGCTGAAAGAAATAAGGCCTGCGGCGACAATTTTAGAGGAAATCTGGCAAGGGTTTTTAGCTGCTAAAACCAGGCTGCTAGCACAATAACATGCTATATTTGTAGATCAGGAAAAGAAAGTAAATGAAAATTATACATATTGATGTCAAGATAACAGGTAAGGTTCAGGGGGTTGGGTTTAGAGAGACTACCAAGTATGTCGCAGATCAGTCGGGAATTAAAGGTTTTATCAGAAATGAGGCAGACGGCTCAGTATATATTGAAGCAGAGGGCGGACAATGGGAACTGGATTCTTTTCTGGAGTGGTGCAATGACGGACCGGATCGGGCTAAAGTAGAGAATTGCGAAGTGAGCCAATCAATGGAGCCTAAACACTTCAAAGATTTTGTAATCTTAAAGAAATAGGATGTCGGCTATCAAAAAATTTCTTGGACAGACAGCCATTTATGGAGTGACGACAGTTGTGTCGAGGATGTTCAATTTTATCCTTACACCTTTGTTTACTGGGGTATTCCAACCGGCAGTGTATTCCATATTTACAAAAATGTATGCCTCTGCATCGCTGATCAATGCCATACTGGCTTTTGGAATGGAAAGTACTTATTTCAGGTACCTTAACAAACACGAGGATAAACGACAGGAAGTATATAATAATTCCTTTTTTACCGTTGGTTTTCTTTCCCTGCTTTTTCTGATTACAGGCCTGCTGTTCGCAAAGCCAATTGCTATTCATTTTTCTACTGAACCGGGGCAGGTAACGGATTACATGAGTTATGTAAATTATTTTGTGTGGCTATTGTTTATCGATGCCATTTGCGTAATCCCCTTTGCAAAGCTCAGGGCCGATGGAAAACCGATTAGGTTCAGCGTGATTAAGTTTCTTAACATTGGGAGTTTTATTGGTTTTAACCTGTTTTTTTTATTTGTTGTACCGGCTATCATCAGGACAGAAAGTTCAATTGGGCACTGGTGCGCCTCCTGGTATAGAGAGGGATGGATTGGCTATGTCTTCATTTCTAATCTGATTGCTAGTGTGTTAACATTGCTGCTGTTGGTTCCTGAACTGCTGAAGTTAAAGCTGAAGTTTGATGCAGAATTGTTTAAGAAGATGTTTTCATATTCCTGGCCTGTTCTTATAGCGAACTTATCTTTTGTAGTGAACGAGAACCTGGATAAGATGATCCTGGAACCATTGGGCGTTTCAGCCTATAACCTTGGGGTATATGGCGCGGTCTGTAAGATTGCAGTATTTTTAAGTCTTTTCATAACTGCATTTCGTTTGGGGGCAGAACCCTTCTTTTTCAGTCATGCTAAAAATGCGAATGCCAGAACGACTTATGCTACTGTACTCAATTATTTTGTGGTCGCACTTGCTCTCATTTTTGTAGGCCTGGTTGCCAACATAGAGATACTGAAACATTTTATTGATAAAGAATACTGGGTTGGACTAAATGCAGTGCCCATCTTATTGTTTGGCTACGTATGCCTTGGCATCTATAGCAACTTATCGATCTGGTATCGCTTATCAGACCAGACTAGATATGGACTATACATATCTGTAATTGGTGCAATCATCACCATTGTGCTCAATATTGTATTGGTACCCGTTTACGGCTTTATGGGCTCGGCCTGGGTATCCATGCTGGCATATTTTGTAATGATGGTGATCTCTTACGTACTGGGACAAAAAAATTATCCTATTCCGTATAACCTGAAACGGATCCTATGGTATATGTTGGTATCAATTATACTTGTTGCCCTTTCTTTTTGGGTATTTAACAGAAATATTTATATTGGAAATGTCTTGTTTCTCGTTTTCATAGCTGGGTCATTTTATGCGGAGAAAAAAGAATTGAAACAAATACTCAAAGGAAAATAGTTTTGAAAATAAGCTTATGAACATTAATATCATTAACCATTCAGGACATCCCCTGCCACAATATGAAACTGCACATGCCGCAGGGATGGACCTGCGTGCTGCTATAGAAACAGAGATTACCATTAAACCTTTGCAGCGTGTGCTGGTTCCAACAGGTTTATATATTGAACTTCCGGTAGGCTATGAAGCGCAGATCCGTCCGCGCAGCGGCCTGGCCTATAAACACGGGATCAGCATTGTGAACGCTCCCGGCACCATTGATGCCGATTACCGCGGAGAGTTGAAAGTGCTGCTGGTGAATTTATCGGACACAGATTTTGTGGTGAATAATGGCGACAGGATAGCACAGATGGTAATAGCCCGGCATGAAACCGTGGTGTGGAATGCAGTTGAAGAACTGAGTGATACCGCACGTGGAGCAGGGGGGTATGGACATACAGGAAAATAGCAGATGAAATACACGGTGTTTTTATGGATTTTACTGGGCTGTATAACTACAGCGGCCGCACAGCCGCCGCCGGTGGTTGCTCAGGTAGACAGCAATGTCATAAAAACACTTTTTTTTGCCGGTCTCCGAGATAAACTGAGTGAAGATTATAATAAAGCAAACGAGAGTTTTACTAAAATACTGGCCATCGATCCTAATAATTCGGCTGTTCATTACGAAATTGCGGTACTGAACTACCGGCAGAATAAACTTTTTGAGGCCGAAATGGCCATCAAAAAAGCAACTGCTGTTAATGCCAATAATATCTGGTACTGGCTGCTGATGGCTGAGTTGTATAAGCGAAAAGGAGATATGGAGGCTTTGGTGAAGGTCTTGAACCAGATGATCAGGCTCTCTCCGCAAACCGAAGCTTATTATTTTGACCGCTCCAATGCCTGGTTGCTGGCGGGTAAAACTGAAGAGGCCATGAAGGGATATGAGGAGCTGGAAAAGAAATTTGGCAGTTCAGAGGCTTTGGTTCATGCAAAACAAAGAATAATTGCAGAAAAAACACAGGGCAACGGAGCAACGCCCCAGGATAACAGACAGGCAGAGGCTTCGCTTACACCAGATCAGTCTAAACTGCTGCTGGCAGAAAAGCTGTTTAAACAGGGTGACCTGAATGGCGCGCTGATCCAGTATAAATCTATACTGAAAAATACGGATCAGATCTACGTGGCCTGGGAACGTACGCTGAATATCGAAGTTGCACTGGGACTCTACAAAGAAGCCCTGAAAACTGCCGATGAGGCTTTGGGAATTTATCCAAATCAGGCGGTTTTGTATTACCATCTGGCCATTGCCTTGCAGCGGGAAGCCAGGTACGCTGAAGCGCTGGTAAATATCAAGTCGGCTTTGCAACTCGATGAAGGGAACGGTCTTTATATGGAGCTATACGGTGATGTATTGTATTTAAAGGGGGATAGAGACCTGGCTTTACTGCAATGGAAAAAAGCCAAAGCAACCGGTATGGGATCGGAAAAATTAAATAGGAAGATCAATGAGCAGAAGTATGTGGAATAGGTTGATATACATGGTATTGGTTATGGGTGCGTTGCTGGGATGTAAGGTAAGGAAAGCAGTAGTTGTTGTCCCTCCGACGGATGCAGCGAAGGCAATGAGCAGCAAAAAAGCAGAAAACCTGGCTTTGCTCAAAAAGAACGATCTTGCATTTAATACCCTTGCTTTAAAAGGGAAGGCCGGTCTGGATATCAATGGCAACACAAATAATGTGAGCATGAACATCAGGATGAAGAAAGACGAAATGATTTGGATCAGTGTAACTGCCATAGCTGGAATTGAAGTTGCGCGGGTATTGATTACTCCCGATAGCCTTAAGGTTAGAAACAACTTTCAGAATGTATACCTGAAAAAGCCTTTTAGTTATGTTCATACCTTTACCAATAAACAAGTGAATTTTAAATTGCTGCAATCTATATTCTCGGGAAATACGATTGATGATTTTATGACCGAAGAATCTGAACTGGAGCAGAAGGATGGTGTGTGGGTGTTAAAAGGGCAGCAGCAGGATCTGGCTTACAGAGTGTTGTTCAATACTTTGATGAAGGTGCAGGAGAACAATCTGAATGATGTAAGATCGGGTAAAGCCTTGAAAGTTGTATATGGCGATTACCAGAAAGTAGCGGATGAGCTGTTCCCTTCGAGCATGCAGATCAGTTCGATGGCAGGGGCTAAAAACGTAGGGCTTAAGCTCGACTTTTCAAAAATTGAACGCAATCTTCCGCTTGATTTTCCGTTTAGTGTTCCAGGGAAGTATGAAGTAATAAATTGATTTTTTTTATACTTTTGACCCAATGAAGCTACGCAAATCCCTTATACTCTTATTATTTGTTTTCTTTACCCTCGTCACATCGGCCGTATTTGCCCAAAGCAGTGCGGAGCTCAAAAGAAAAAAAGAAGCTATACAAAGGGAGATTGAACTCCTGCAGCGCAATCTGACAAAAACTGCAAAAAGTAAGAAACTGACATTGGGGCAGATCAGTGCGTTAAATGCAAAGATTAACCTGATGCAGGATAAAATCACGGTGATTAACTCGGAGATCAAAAATCTGGACAACCAGATTCACGAAAATACCAACACGGTGATCAGTCTTAAAGGACAACTTAGCCAGCTTAAAAAAGAGTATGGTGCCATGATCCGCTTTGCACAGCGCAATAAGAATGCCTATGATAAGATGATGTTCATTTTTGCGGCCAAAGATTTTAACCAGGCTTATAAGCGTATTAAGTACCTGCAGCAATTTGGACAATACCGTAAAAAACAGGCGGGATATATACAGGGTACCCAAAAAGACCTGAACAATAAAATTGTTGTACTGGATAAAAACCTGAAAGAAAAAAGCAATTTGCTGCACGAACAGGAGAATGAAAAAGACAAGCTGGGCAAGAACAAGTCGGAACAATCGGCCGTACTGAACAAGTATGCCAAACAGGAAAAACAATACCAAAAGGATATTGCCGCCCGCAAGAAACAACAGGCACAGATTGACAGGAGCATCAGGGCTGCTATTGCTCGTGAGATTGCATTGGAACGTAAACGTGCAGAGGAAGCTGCAAGGGCTGCTGCTGCAAAAGCCGCCGCTGCTGCCGCCGCCGCTGCTGCAAAAGCCAAGGCCGAAAACAGGCCTGCGCCGGCTGCTGTCCCTGCGGCCAAGCCTAAAGCCGGGGGCGACTACCTGGCAGCAACGCCAGAGGCGGCAAAATTGTCCTCTGCATTTGAAAGCAACCGTGGGGGATTGCCATGGCCGGTAGCATCGGGATCTATTACCGAAAGTTTTGGTAAACATAAAAGTGGGCAGGCCAATTATGATAACGTTGGTATTACCATACAGACTGCTGATGGTGCAGCGGTAAGGGCCATCTTTAACGGTGAAGTTAGAAAGGTAAGTGGTGTAATGGGTAAATACTATGTACTCATCAGGCATGGGCAGTTTTTTACCGTCTATTCGAATTTAAGATCTGTAAGTGTTGGGGTAGGTGACAAGGTGACGACCAAACAAACCATTGGTGTTGTGGCCCTTGAGGGCGGAGTGCCTGAATTGCAGTTCCAGATATGGAGGGGGCAAACGCCTCAGAACCCTGCCGGATGGATTGCGAAGTAAACTATTGCAATTAAAATGATTATATTTGTGTTAAAGAGGTAAAAACAGAGCGAAAGATGTATACAGGTACGTTAGTTGAATTCTTAAATATGGGCGGTGGAGAGATCATGCTGATCCTTGCCGTTGTACTTTTGTTATTTGGAGGTAAAAAATTGCCTGAACTGGCGAGGGGGCTGGGAAAAGGATTGAGAGAATTTAAAGATGCATCTGATGGCGTAAAACGTGAAATCCATAGGAACATTAATGCCGTAGGTATAAATGATGAGATCAACGAATTTAAATCTGCATTTAATGATGAGCCCTCTAACCGGAACCATCCATACGCCCATACTCCAAATGATGGCACCTATACACCAGATCCTTATTCGGGGCATGATGAACCTTACAGTGAGGCCGCAAATTTTGATAAACAACAGGCTGCGGCCCATACCGAAGATACAACAAAACCAGGCACAGAGCACAGTCCTGCCGATAGCAACGAACACACTAAAACAGAAACAGATAAAACTAAAAATTAATTAAAACATCATGTTTGACACAACAATATTAGCCATGCTTGGCGGGCCGGAAATTGCCATAATCCTGGTAATTGTACTATTACTTTTTGGTGGCAGAAAAATTCCTGAGCTGATGCGTGGTCTTGGAAAGGGGATTAAAGAATTTAAAGATGGTAAAGATGGTGCTGATGATCCGGTTGAGCAAAACCGCAGCAACACCAATAAACCTGTATAGGATTACCAATCTGATTTTTTAATTTAATGTATTCTTTATTTTGAAGAAGTATAGCTCCTTAGCAGAGATACAAACCCTTATTGAGCAAAAAAAGCTCAGCGTGCCCGGGTTATTAGACTATTATTTTAAGCAAATAGAAGAACATCAACACCTCAATGCGTTTAATGAGGTGTTTTTTTATTCTGCGGCCAGCCAGGCGAAGCTTGTGCAGGAGAAGATAGATAAAGGTATGCAGGGCAAACTTGCCGGAATGGTTATCGGTATCAAAGATAACATCTGTTACCAGGACCATAAGGTAAGTGCTTCTTCAAAAATGCTGGAGGGCTTTGTTTCCCCCTATTCCGCAACCGTGGTTGAGCGGCTGATTGCAGAGGATGCAGTCATCATAGGCCGGTTAAACTGTGATGAGTTCGCCATGGGCGGTTCCAATGAAACTTCTTATTATGGCCCGGTAAAAAATGCCGCAAACCATGGAAAGGTTGCCGGAGGCTCTTCGGGTGGTTCGGCGGTTGCTGTTCAGGCAGATTTATGCCTGTCAGCATTGGGAACGGATACCGGAGGTTCGGTAAGACAGCCTGCGGCTTTTTGTGGCTGTATAGGTTTGAAACCGACCTATGGCCGGATTTCAAGATACGGTGTGATCGCCTATGCCTCGTCTTTTGACCAGGTCGGGACCATAACTTCTTCAGTTGCTGACGCAGCCATTTTGCTGGAAGTATTGGCGGGGGCCGATGCCTACGATAGTACAGTCTCCAGATTGCCTGTTGGTGCATATCATAAGGCTTTGGAGGACGCCGGCACGCGGGGAGCGCAGGAGCCTAAGAAAATTGCAGTTTTAAAGGAGACGCTGGAAAGCAGCGCCCTGGATGCCGACATCAAAAATAGCATACTTGAAGCGATAGACGAATTTAAAGCACAGGGACATACCGTAGAATATGTGTCTTTTGATTTACTGGATTACCTGGTGCCTGCCTATTACGTGCTGACGACTGCAGAGGCTTCATCCAATTTATCACGTTATGATGGAGTACATTACGGGCACCGTAACCTGGAAGCTGGAAGTTTAGATGAACTCTACAAATTGTCGAGGGCAGAAGGTTTTGGTGAAGAAGTAAAAAGAAGGATCTTATTGGGAACTTTTGTGCTGAGTGCGGGTTACTACGATGCTTATTATCAGAAAGCACAGCAGGTGAGGCGCCTGATCAGGGAAAAGATGGAGGAAATGCTCAACCATTTTGACGTTATCATCAGTCCGGTGACCCCGACGCCAGCTTTTAATATAGGAGAAAATATTGATGACCCGCTGGTCATGTATATGGCGGATATATTTAC from Pedobacter africanus includes:
- a CDS encoding helix-turn-helix transcriptional regulator, with the protein product MNRIDRLFGILILLQTKKYITAEKISEQFGISIRTVYRDVKALLEQGVPISFEQPKGYFIVQGYFLPPVSFTSDEANALLIMERLVSRFADKSIFTNYTTALNKVKAVLKHSQKEKLELLNDSIKFQLHHEMINEEFDHLAGLQNAISGQYVIELDYQNNNKESSKRQVEAIGLVFYAFNWHLIAWCHLRREYRDFRVSRIKKVRNLEIPFRKTDHMHINEYMKLLPVKY
- a CDS encoding amidohydrolase family protein, producing the protein MISPVSATYIYPVSAPPVKNGVLTFDEQGTITGVFTAEEARERQLKNIRHYEGLLAPGFVNTHCHLELSHLKDQIPQHTGLPEFVQSVIKLRNFNAQEREEAMAKADAAMYASGIVAVGDISNQPVTKPIKQHSKLYYHTFLEIMGFRPEQAEAIMERVKQLKDEFGSLPISIVPHAPYSVSSELFKVLAEYAAETGGPISIHNQETKEENDFFERKEGGFLDLFEFLGQDIDFYQPSGKTSLQTYLPLLPPELKTLLVHNTYTSAADATFAASVHPNLYWGLCPKANLYIENRLPDVDMMRRAGLRITIGTDSLASNNSLDLLSELNVLQQHFNVPTEDLLKWATFNGAEFLGITQQFGSFEPGKRPGLNLLGFKEQDGKVILGNELQRLL
- a CDS encoding NAD(P)H-dependent flavin oxidoreductase encodes the protein MKNRITELFNIQFPIIQAGMIWCSGWRLASAVSNAGGLGILGAGSMYPEVLREHIRKCKVATSRPFAVNVPLLYPNIQEIMQIIAEERVPIVFTSAGNPASWTSFLKEKGMVVVHVIANTKFALKAEACGVDAIVAEGFEAGGHNGREETTTMCLIPMVCDAVKIPVIAAGGIGSGGAMLAAMALGAEGVQIGSAFAVAEESSAHPNFKERIVHAAEGDTQLRMKKLVPVRLLKNEFADAVALAEAGGASAEELVNILGRARAKLGMFEGNMQEGELEIGQVSAMLKEIRPAATILEEIWQGFLAAKTRLLAQ
- a CDS encoding acylphosphatase, which codes for MKIIHIDVKITGKVQGVGFRETTKYVADQSGIKGFIRNEADGSVYIEAEGGQWELDSFLEWCNDGPDRAKVENCEVSQSMEPKHFKDFVILKK
- a CDS encoding lipopolysaccharide biosynthesis protein, with product MSAIKKFLGQTAIYGVTTVVSRMFNFILTPLFTGVFQPAVYSIFTKMYASASLINAILAFGMESTYFRYLNKHEDKRQEVYNNSFFTVGFLSLLFLITGLLFAKPIAIHFSTEPGQVTDYMSYVNYFVWLLFIDAICVIPFAKLRADGKPIRFSVIKFLNIGSFIGFNLFFLFVVPAIIRTESSIGHWCASWYREGWIGYVFISNLIASVLTLLLLVPELLKLKLKFDAELFKKMFSYSWPVLIANLSFVVNENLDKMILEPLGVSAYNLGVYGAVCKIAVFLSLFITAFRLGAEPFFFSHAKNANARTTYATVLNYFVVALALIFVGLVANIEILKHFIDKEYWVGLNAVPILLFGYVCLGIYSNLSIWYRLSDQTRYGLYISVIGAIITIVLNIVLVPVYGFMGSAWVSMLAYFVMMVISYVLGQKNYPIPYNLKRILWYMLVSIILVALSFWVFNRNIYIGNVLFLVFIAGSFYAEKKELKQILKGK
- the dut gene encoding dUTP diphosphatase; this encodes MNINIINHSGHPLPQYETAHAAGMDLRAAIETEITIKPLQRVLVPTGLYIELPVGYEAQIRPRSGLAYKHGISIVNAPGTIDADYRGELKVLLVNLSDTDFVVNNGDRIAQMVIARHETVVWNAVEELSDTARGAGGYGHTGK
- a CDS encoding tetratricopeptide repeat protein — protein: MKYTVFLWILLGCITTAAAQPPPVVAQVDSNVIKTLFFAGLRDKLSEDYNKANESFTKILAIDPNNSAVHYEIAVLNYRQNKLFEAEMAIKKATAVNANNIWYWLLMAELYKRKGDMEALVKVLNQMIRLSPQTEAYYFDRSNAWLLAGKTEEAMKGYEELEKKFGSSEALVHAKQRIIAEKTQGNGATPQDNRQAEASLTPDQSKLLLAEKLFKQGDLNGALIQYKSILKNTDQIYVAWERTLNIEVALGLYKEALKTADEALGIYPNQAVLYYHLAIALQREARYAEALVNIKSALQLDEGNGLYMELYGDVLYLKGDRDLALLQWKKAKATGMGSEKLNRKINEQKYVE
- a CDS encoding DUF4292 domain-containing protein, whose product is MSRSMWNRLIYMVLVMGALLGCKVRKAVVVVPPTDAAKAMSSKKAENLALLKKNDLAFNTLALKGKAGLDINGNTNNVSMNIRMKKDEMIWISVTAIAGIEVARVLITPDSLKVRNNFQNVYLKKPFSYVHTFTNKQVNFKLLQSIFSGNTIDDFMTEESELEQKDGVWVLKGQQQDLAYRVLFNTLMKVQENNLNDVRSGKALKVVYGDYQKVADELFPSSMQISSMAGAKNVGLKLDFSKIERNLPLDFPFSVPGKYEVIN
- a CDS encoding murein hydrolase activator EnvC family protein, which translates into the protein MKLRKSLILLLFVFFTLVTSAVFAQSSAELKRKKEAIQREIELLQRNLTKTAKSKKLTLGQISALNAKINLMQDKITVINSEIKNLDNQIHENTNTVISLKGQLSQLKKEYGAMIRFAQRNKNAYDKMMFIFAAKDFNQAYKRIKYLQQFGQYRKKQAGYIQGTQKDLNNKIVVLDKNLKEKSNLLHEQENEKDKLGKNKSEQSAVLNKYAKQEKQYQKDIAARKKQQAQIDRSIRAAIAREIALERKRAEEAARAAAAKAAAAAAAAAAKAKAENRPAPAAVPAAKPKAGGDYLAATPEAAKLSSAFESNRGGLPWPVASGSITESFGKHKSGQANYDNVGITIQTADGAAVRAIFNGEVRKVSGVMGKYYVLIRHGQFFTVYSNLRSVSVGVGDKVTTKQTIGVVALEGGVPELQFQIWRGQTPQNPAGWIAK
- the tatA gene encoding twin-arginine translocase TatA/TatE family subunit, with product MYTGTLVEFLNMGGGEIMLILAVVLLLFGGKKLPELARGLGKGLREFKDASDGVKREIHRNINAVGINDEINEFKSAFNDEPSNRNHPYAHTPNDGTYTPDPYSGHDEPYSEAANFDKQQAAAHTEDTTKPGTEHSPADSNEHTKTETDKTKN
- a CDS encoding Sec-independent protein translocase subunit TatA/TatB, whose amino-acid sequence is MFDTTILAMLGGPEIAIILVIVLLLFGGRKIPELMRGLGKGIKEFKDGKDGADDPVEQNRSNTNKPV
- the gatA gene encoding Asp-tRNA(Asn)/Glu-tRNA(Gln) amidotransferase subunit GatA, with amino-acid sequence MKKYSSLAEIQTLIEQKKLSVPGLLDYYFKQIEEHQHLNAFNEVFFYSAASQAKLVQEKIDKGMQGKLAGMVIGIKDNICYQDHKVSASSKMLEGFVSPYSATVVERLIAEDAVIIGRLNCDEFAMGGSNETSYYGPVKNAANHGKVAGGSSGGSAVAVQADLCLSALGTDTGGSVRQPAAFCGCIGLKPTYGRISRYGVIAYASSFDQVGTITSSVADAAILLEVLAGADAYDSTVSRLPVGAYHKALEDAGTRGAQEPKKIAVLKETLESSALDADIKNSILEAIDEFKAQGHTVEYVSFDLLDYLVPAYYVLTTAEASSNLSRYDGVHYGHRNLEAGSLDELYKLSRAEGFGEEVKRRILLGTFVLSAGYYDAYYQKAQQVRRLIREKMEEMLNHFDVIISPVTPTPAFNIGENIDDPLVMYMADIFTVLASLTGIPAIAIPLGNNTNGLPLSVQLMARHFAEQELLSLSHTFLNARQLINH